The genome window AACTGTCCGGGGTGTCTTTGGCGACCACAAGGCACGGGTCATCACGCTCGTCCGACGCTCAAAAAAACCGTCTGCAACACCTGCGGCTGTACGCATTCCGGCTGGTACGACAAGAAACTCCGGCGGGTGCGCGACCTGTCCTGCGGGGACACGCGCATCTATCTGGAACTGGAAATCCGGCGCGTGCGCTGCCGGACATGCGGCAAAGTGAAACGCGAACGGCTCGATGTTCTTGCGGACAATCCCTTCTATACCAAGCGGTTTGCCTGGTACGTGGGCAGGCGCTGTCGGGCGAGCACCATCAAGGATGTTGCCAAAGAACTGAATCTGGACTGGCACACCGTCAAGGAACTGGACACGCAATACATGGCAGCCCTTCTGGAACGCGCCGGAACCCCGGCGCCCAAAGCCATCGGCATCGACGAAATCTCGATCCGCAAAGGACATACCTATCGCATCGTAGTCAGCGACCTGATCCGACGACGCCCGATCTGGTTTGGCGGTACAGACCGTTCGGAGGACAGCATGCGACAGTTCTATGACTGGCTGGGAGAGAAGAAGTCCAACGGTATTCGCCTTGCGGTGATGGACATGTGGAAACCCTTCCGCAACGTGACCCACGAGCGCGCCCCGCAGGCCGCCATTCTTTTCGACAAGTTTCACATCATGAAGCATCTGGGTGAGGCACTGGATACAGTCAGAAAGATGGAATACGCCCGGCTGCAAGGCAAAGACAGGCGGTATATCAAGGGGCAGAAATACGTGCTGCTTTCCAACCACGAGAATCTGACGCTGGACGGCAGACGCTCCTTGAAGACCTTGCTGGCGGCGAACAAGCGGCTGAACACGGCATACCTGCTGAAAGAATCGTTTGGCCAGTTGTGGGATTACAAGAGCGAAGCGTGGGCGCGGCGTTTCTTCGAGAAC of Candidatus Methylomirabilis limnetica contains these proteins:
- a CDS encoding ISL3 family transposase, with translation MWHLVKSGLHPLQKTGGFLNGYFNQTQAPARRISLSRFPAAGNCPGCLWRPQGTGHHARPTLKKTVCNTCGCTHSGWYDKKLRRVRDLSCGDTRIYLELEIRRVRCRTCGKVKRERLDVLADNPFYTKRFAWYVGRRCRASTIKDVAKELNLDWHTVKELDTQYMAALLERAGTPAPKAIGIDEISIRKGHTYRIVVSDLIRRRPIWFGGTDRSEDSMRQFYDWLGEKKSNGIRLAVMDMWKPFRNVTHERAPQAAILFDKFHIMKHLGEALDTVRKMEYARLQGKDRRYIKGQKYVLLSNHENLTLDGRRSLKTLLAANKRLNTAYLLKESFGQLWDYKSEAWARRFFENWKASLKWQRLKPYEKFAGMIERHWDGIAAYCKPENKVSLGFVEGLNNKIRVIQRRAYGLRDEEYLRLKILTSMLPAL